Proteins from one Nakamurella multipartita DSM 44233 genomic window:
- a CDS encoding sugar ABC transporter substrate-binding protein, translating into MIRKRKTKVLAALVAAAAIALSGCTSTAAGGGSGSQEAIDPNNLVLVASVINTTNPYMASMIEGAQALGKKLGVEVQIVDSAGSSQTEISKIQAILAQGKKVALMVNTVASSDAPTIVDAVKQAGGYVVVWWNKPDNLEPWDVGNNFVAFQKYSGVESGECTGKALAESLGGKGNVIGLAGVEDSTTSQTRVAGFKEALKAYPDIKLLDVQSANWDPQQGLSVTQSLLTKYPDQVDGIWAADDAMIIGATNAAKNAGQYNDIKFVSDGLYPPVVDMMKEPNSPVVGETFHRGFMASSIGLYTAYLAATGKIDPSTLPQEKRDSLFKLQCVGPNDFEQYTKWDNDVDGWVSQLVDGGDPWNVQPTPLVGQGPEQLPAG; encoded by the coding sequence ATGATCAGAAAGCGCAAGACCAAGGTCCTGGCCGCCTTGGTCGCCGCCGCCGCCATCGCGCTGAGCGGCTGCACCTCCACCGCCGCCGGCGGTGGGTCCGGCAGCCAGGAGGCGATCGACCCGAACAACCTGGTTCTGGTCGCCTCGGTCATCAACACCACCAACCCCTACATGGCCTCGATGATCGAGGGCGCCCAGGCGCTGGGCAAGAAGCTCGGCGTCGAGGTCCAGATCGTCGACTCCGCCGGCAGCAGCCAGACCGAGATCTCCAAGATCCAGGCCATTCTCGCCCAGGGCAAGAAGGTCGCGCTGATGGTGAACACGGTCGCCAGCTCGGACGCCCCGACCATCGTCGATGCGGTCAAGCAGGCCGGCGGCTACGTGGTGGTCTGGTGGAACAAGCCGGACAACCTCGAGCCGTGGGACGTCGGCAACAACTTCGTCGCCTTCCAGAAGTACTCCGGCGTCGAGAGCGGGGAGTGCACGGGCAAGGCGTTGGCCGAAAGTCTCGGCGGCAAGGGCAATGTCATCGGTCTGGCGGGCGTCGAGGACAGCACCACCTCGCAGACCCGGGTGGCCGGCTTCAAGGAGGCCCTCAAGGCCTACCCGGACATCAAGCTGCTGGACGTGCAGTCGGCCAACTGGGATCCGCAGCAGGGACTCTCGGTCACCCAGAGCCTGCTGACCAAGTACCCGGACCAGGTCGACGGCATCTGGGCGGCGGACGACGCCATGATCATCGGCGCCACCAACGCGGCCAAGAACGCCGGCCAGTACAACGACATCAAGTTCGTCTCGGACGGGCTGTACCCGCCGGTGGTGGACATGATGAAGGAGCCGAACTCCCCGGTCGTGGGTGAGACCTTCCACCGCGGCTTCATGGCCTCCTCCATCGGCCTGTACACCGCCTACCTGGCTGCCACCGGGAAGATCGACCCGTCGACGCTGCCGCAGGAGAAGCGGGACAGCCTGTTCAAGCTGCAGTGCGTCGGCCCGAACGATTTCGAGCAGTACACCAAGTGGGACAACGACGTCGACGGCTGGGTGAGCCAGCTGGTGGACGGCGGCGACCCGTGGAACGTGCAGCCCACCCCGCTGGTCGGCCAGGGCCCGGAGCAGCTGCCCGCCGGCTGA
- a CDS encoding sugar-binding transcriptional regulator yields MTSPVGQRRPAGASTQLRLVSQVARLYHGRHLRQREIAERLHMSQARVSRLLAMAQDEGIVRTVVAVPEGLYPELETAVELAYGVAEVHVVEVTEDKAIPYELGSVAAQYFSDSPLDGRVIGFTSWSSTLRVMARELATGRGVRGRTVVEMLGDLGSPDLQHDAARATQRLSAALGADPVYLRTPGVVPDAARRAAVLHDPYVARTIELLGRLDVAFVGVGPADTHGPLRAGDNFFSADQLRAVRAAGAAGQLLQRFVDADGRAVRTDLDELVVGITLPQLRAAGRRIVVAGGASKHAALAACLRGGWIDLLITDLASARHLAATAGQPDESRFAY; encoded by the coding sequence ATGACCAGCCCGGTCGGCCAGCGGCGCCCCGCCGGCGCCTCGACCCAGCTCCGGCTGGTCTCCCAGGTGGCCCGGCTCTACCACGGCCGGCACCTGCGCCAGCGGGAGATCGCCGAGCGGTTGCACATGTCGCAGGCCAGGGTCTCCCGCCTGCTGGCGATGGCCCAGGACGAGGGCATCGTGCGCACCGTGGTCGCGGTGCCCGAGGGCCTGTACCCCGAACTGGAGACCGCCGTCGAGCTGGCCTACGGGGTGGCCGAGGTGCACGTGGTCGAGGTGACCGAGGACAAGGCGATCCCGTACGAGCTGGGATCGGTGGCCGCCCAGTACTTCTCGGACTCACCGCTGGACGGCCGGGTGATCGGCTTCACCTCCTGGTCGAGCACGCTGCGGGTGATGGCGCGCGAGCTGGCCACCGGCCGCGGGGTCCGCGGCCGCACCGTGGTCGAGATGCTCGGCGATCTGGGCTCTCCCGATCTGCAGCACGACGCCGCCCGGGCCACCCAACGGCTCTCCGCCGCGCTGGGCGCCGACCCGGTGTACCTGCGCACGCCCGGGGTCGTCCCCGACGCGGCCCGGCGCGCGGCCGTGCTGCACGACCCGTACGTGGCCCGCACCATCGAGCTGCTGGGCCGGTTGGACGTGGCCTTCGTCGGGGTCGGCCCGGCCGACACCCACGGCCCGCTGCGCGCGGGCGACAACTTCTTCAGCGCCGACCAGCTGCGCGCGGTGCGGGCGGCCGGCGCGGCCGGCCAGCTGCTCCAGCGGTTCGTGGACGCGGACGGCCGGGCGGTGCGGACCGACCTGGACGAGCTCGTCGTGGGCATCACCCTGCCCCAGCTGCGGGCCGCCGGCCGGCGCATCGTGGTGGCCGGTGGGGCCAGCAAGCACGCCGCCCTGGCCGCCTGCCTGCGCGGCGGCTGGATCGACCTGCTGATCACCGATCTGGCCAGCGCCCGGCACCTGGCGGCCACCGCCGGCCAGCCTGATGAATCACGATTCGCATACTGA
- a CDS encoding ABC transporter permease: protein MSDRTATDQSARPENSVRSVDVAPAPAADRRRWRVIDLWATVGPLTVFVILFALVAILRPAFLGGGGLSIVATQCTAILLVALGQCLVLNVGSIDLSNAAIALFSAILLAKTIGPAGAGGLVLVIVLGAAIGALNGFLVSFFQVPSFALTLGTLGILQTASLIISDKTTVYAAKSALLTPMFGSAIGGLVTAFWTAVIIAIVLWAMLRFTTLGQSMTAVGLNETGALFSGIRTRATKIIAFMFSGLLASIAGVMIIAQAGSASSTGLGSDLLLPGITAAIVGGTAITGGITNPINVVFGALTVTLIPVGTAAIGIPSEAQSLVYGLVIIIAVALTISRKRVGVVK, encoded by the coding sequence ATGTCCGATCGAACCGCGACCGATCAATCCGCCCGCCCCGAGAACTCCGTCCGCAGCGTCGATGTGGCTCCGGCGCCGGCCGCCGACCGCCGACGCTGGCGGGTCATCGACCTGTGGGCCACCGTCGGCCCGCTGACCGTGTTCGTCATCCTGTTCGCGCTGGTGGCGATCCTGCGGCCGGCCTTCCTCGGCGGCGGCGGCCTGTCCATCGTGGCCACCCAGTGCACCGCGATCCTGCTGGTCGCCCTGGGCCAGTGCCTGGTGCTCAACGTGGGCTCGATCGACCTGTCCAACGCGGCGATCGCGCTGTTCTCGGCGATCCTGCTGGCCAAGACGATCGGCCCGGCCGGGGCCGGCGGGCTGGTCCTGGTGATCGTGCTCGGCGCGGCCATCGGTGCGCTCAACGGGTTCCTGGTCTCGTTCTTCCAGGTGCCCAGCTTCGCCCTGACCCTGGGCACGCTGGGCATCCTGCAGACCGCGTCGCTGATCATCAGCGACAAGACCACCGTCTACGCGGCCAAGAGCGCCCTGCTCACCCCGATGTTCGGCTCGGCGATCGGCGGGCTGGTCACCGCCTTCTGGACCGCGGTGATCATCGCCATCGTGCTCTGGGCGATGCTGCGTTTCACCACCCTGGGCCAGAGCATGACGGCGGTCGGGCTGAACGAGACCGGCGCCCTGTTCTCGGGCATCCGGACCCGGGCCACCAAGATCATCGCCTTCATGTTCTCCGGACTGCTGGCCTCCATCGCCGGCGTCATGATCATCGCCCAGGCGGGATCGGCGTCCAGCACCGGCCTGGGCAGCGACCTGCTGTTGCCCGGGATCACCGCGGCGATCGTGGGCGGCACGGCGATCACCGGCGGCATCACCAATCCCATCAACGTCGTCTTCGGCGCCCTGACGGTCACCCTGATTCCCGTCGGCACCGCGGCGATCGGCATCCCGTCCGAGGCGCAGAGCCTGGTCTACGGCCTGGTGATCATCATCGCCGTGGCCCTGACCATCAGCCGCAAGCGCGTCGGCGTCGTGAAGTAA
- a CDS encoding HAD-IIA family hydrolase: protein MTTAPATRPADLIRAPDRWYRNYIFDLDGTVYLGDELLPGAAEVITAIRAAGARTVFLSNNQTRDRQMYADKLAKLGLPTPVQDIVNPVITMRDWLLRHHRQAGIFVIGEPPLVDELARAGLRLTTDPSEIDVVVASFDRTFEYWKLQTAFDALWRRDRAILVTTNPDAYCPMPGERGQPDAAAIVAAIEASTGARCQHNAGKPGPIMIEALLHILQAGVQDCLMIGDRVGTDIAMARAAGMDSALVLTGDTTVAAATALGPADEPTWLIAGIDALLPAGAHPRPDRADRP from the coding sequence GTGACCACCGCCCCGGCGACCCGGCCGGCCGACCTGATCCGGGCCCCGGATCGCTGGTACCGCAACTACATCTTCGACCTGGACGGGACGGTCTACCTGGGCGATGAGCTGCTGCCCGGGGCCGCCGAGGTGATCACCGCCATCCGGGCGGCCGGCGCGCGCACCGTGTTCCTGTCCAACAACCAGACCCGGGACCGGCAGATGTACGCCGACAAGCTGGCCAAGCTGGGCCTGCCCACCCCGGTGCAGGACATCGTCAACCCGGTGATCACCATGCGGGACTGGCTGCTCCGGCACCACCGGCAGGCCGGCATCTTCGTCATCGGCGAACCGCCACTGGTCGACGAGCTGGCCCGGGCCGGCCTGCGCCTGACCACCGACCCGTCCGAGATCGACGTGGTGGTCGCCAGTTTCGACCGGACCTTCGAGTACTGGAAGCTGCAGACGGCGTTCGACGCGCTCTGGCGCCGGGACCGGGCGATCCTGGTCACCACCAACCCGGACGCCTACTGCCCGATGCCGGGCGAGCGTGGCCAACCCGACGCGGCCGCGATCGTGGCCGCCATCGAGGCCAGCACCGGGGCCCGCTGCCAGCACAACGCCGGCAAACCCGGGCCGATCATGATCGAGGCCCTGCTGCACATCCTGCAGGCCGGGGTCCAGGATTGCCTGATGATCGGGGATCGGGTGGGCACCGACATCGCCATGGCCCGGGCAGCCGGCATGGACTCGGCCCTGGTGCTGACCGGCGACACGACCGTGGCCGCGGCCACCGCGCTGGGGCCGGCGGACGAGCCGACCTGGCTGATCGCCGGCATCGACGCCCTGCTGCCGGCCGGCGCGCACCCGCGGCCCGATCGGGCCGACCGGCCATGA
- a CDS encoding sugar ABC transporter ATP-binding protein has protein sequence MTKAVSRTDPAPAGTPALKLTGITKTFGSVTAVKNVSLEIPRNQVIGLIGENGAGKSTLLKILSGLHEPDAGVMEVHGAAVKFRRPQDAVAAGFGVVHQEQSLLTNLSVAENIAMNALSSKDNATRGGWYRWGQLNKEAEKILAKVGATVDPRAIIGDLSFVDRQMVEIARALRVDEMTHTAPIVILDEPTSVLERNETAILEREIAELKHVGSVIFVSHRLDEVRRICDRIIVMRSGEIVADRATEGVTEDELFQLMIGHAAKARKHEVQNRQGGEPLLEVSGLSAKGQFKDVSFAVPPGHCLAIVGTIGSGREELVRALFGAEPFDAGTITYQGSRLQSWSAARATRAGIGYVPAERKTEGMVGGFNGPENMAIARTGTRKLFVNPWRERKDGAQWFETMDVRPRDVKLHLSRFSGGNQQKVVMAKWLKSETLKLLILDHPLRGLDPGAAETVNEKIREARDSGTAIVLLADTLEEALDMGDTVLVMRDGEITAHFDLTVDTPTTLDLLEKMV, from the coding sequence ATGACCAAGGCCGTCTCGCGGACCGACCCCGCCCCGGCGGGCACCCCCGCCCTCAAGCTCACCGGTATCACCAAGACCTTCGGGTCGGTGACCGCCGTGAAGAACGTCTCGCTGGAGATCCCCCGCAACCAGGTGATCGGCCTGATCGGGGAGAACGGCGCCGGCAAGTCCACCCTGCTCAAGATCCTGTCCGGGCTGCACGAGCCGGACGCCGGGGTGATGGAGGTGCACGGCGCGGCGGTGAAGTTCCGCCGCCCGCAGGACGCGGTCGCCGCCGGCTTCGGGGTGGTGCACCAGGAGCAGTCGTTGCTGACCAACCTCTCGGTCGCCGAGAACATCGCGATGAACGCCCTGTCCTCCAAGGACAATGCCACCCGCGGCGGCTGGTACCGGTGGGGCCAGCTGAACAAGGAGGCCGAAAAGATCCTGGCCAAGGTCGGCGCCACGGTCGACCCGCGGGCCATCATCGGGGATCTGTCGTTCGTCGACCGGCAGATGGTGGAGATCGCCCGGGCCCTGCGGGTGGACGAGATGACCCACACCGCCCCGATCGTCATCCTCGACGAGCCGACCTCGGTGCTCGAGCGCAACGAGACCGCCATCCTGGAGCGGGAGATCGCCGAGCTCAAGCATGTCGGCTCGGTCATCTTCGTCTCGCACCGGCTGGACGAGGTGCGCCGGATCTGTGACCGCATCATCGTCATGCGCAGCGGCGAGATCGTCGCCGACCGCGCGACCGAGGGCGTCACCGAGGACGAGCTGTTCCAGCTGATGATCGGACACGCGGCCAAGGCCCGCAAACACGAGGTGCAGAACCGGCAGGGCGGTGAACCGCTGCTCGAGGTCTCCGGGCTGAGCGCCAAGGGGCAGTTCAAGGACGTGTCCTTCGCGGTGCCGCCCGGCCATTGCCTGGCCATCGTCGGCACCATCGGCTCCGGCCGGGAAGAGTTGGTCCGGGCGTTGTTCGGCGCCGAGCCGTTCGATGCCGGCACCATCACCTACCAGGGCAGCCGCCTGCAGTCCTGGTCCGCGGCCCGGGCCACCCGGGCCGGCATCGGCTACGTGCCGGCCGAGCGCAAGACCGAGGGCATGGTCGGCGGGTTCAACGGGCCGGAGAACATGGCCATCGCCCGCACCGGTACCCGCAAGCTGTTCGTCAACCCCTGGCGCGAGCGCAAGGACGGCGCGCAGTGGTTCGAGACCATGGACGTGCGCCCGCGTGACGTCAAGCTGCACCTGAGCCGGTTCTCCGGCGGCAACCAGCAGAAGGTCGTCATGGCCAAGTGGCTCAAGTCGGAAACGCTCAAGCTGCTGATCCTGGACCATCCGCTGCGCGGCCTGGACCCGGGCGCCGCGGAGACGGTCAACGAGAAGATCCGCGAGGCCCGGGATTCGGGGACCGCGATCGTGCTGCTGGCCGACACGCTGGAGGAAGCCCTGGACATGGGCGACACCGTCCTGGTGATGCGTGACGGCGAGATCACCGCGCACTTCGACCTGACCGTCGACACCCCCACGACCCTCGACCTGCTCGAAAAGATGGTGTGA
- the pepD gene encoding beta-Ala-His dipeptidase: protein MAVLEALEPQEVLGYFEKLCSYPRGSENEKQVADWVIAFARERGLEAFQDERHCVVVRKPGQGGLENAPGLILHGHLDMVCAKQEGVKIDFLNEPITLVVDGDFIKADGTSLGADNGIGCSYILALLASTDIPHPPLEAVMTAMEEKGKVGAGHFDTSVLTGTRMIDFNWITDHEILAGCSGDVTFLVDVPGEFEPVPAELSVTRSLRVRGLMGGHCEFDIHLERANAILVLARVLNAVLDAYDVRISGLTGGTQNSAIPADAEVVLSVRPQDVAGIEALVADLAQTVHEEYRRAGDTIRLEVDEAPAPQRAFSKAAGERFARLTALIPNGVLSWSLLTRGVVESSNNLGTLRPTEDGVRLASTITAQVTSRKHEILDRVRALAALAGGGVTVQQYGLDAPEFPYQENSVLLKTAAEAYRDVIGAEPDIHVSQCSLELGMFSRKIPGLEIISIGTELHALHSPLESVNHTSVAKVWPLVKEVVGRLS from the coding sequence ATGGCCGTCCTCGAAGCACTGGAACCCCAGGAAGTACTGGGCTACTTCGAGAAACTGTGCAGTTACCCGCGCGGCTCGGAGAACGAGAAGCAGGTGGCCGACTGGGTGATCGCGTTCGCCCGGGAACGCGGCCTGGAGGCGTTCCAGGACGAGCGGCACTGCGTCGTGGTGCGCAAGCCCGGCCAGGGCGGCCTGGAGAACGCGCCCGGCCTGATCCTGCACGGTCACCTGGACATGGTCTGCGCCAAGCAGGAAGGCGTGAAGATCGACTTCCTGAACGAGCCGATCACCCTCGTCGTCGACGGTGACTTCATCAAGGCCGACGGCACGTCGCTGGGCGCCGACAACGGCATCGGCTGCTCCTACATCCTGGCCCTGCTGGCCTCCACCGACATCCCGCACCCCCCGCTGGAAGCGGTGATGACCGCGATGGAGGAAAAGGGCAAGGTCGGGGCCGGGCACTTCGACACCTCGGTGCTCACCGGCACCCGGATGATCGACTTCAACTGGATCACCGACCACGAGATCCTGGCCGGCTGCAGCGGTGACGTCACCTTCCTGGTCGACGTGCCGGGCGAGTTCGAGCCGGTCCCCGCCGAATTGTCGGTCACCCGGTCGCTGCGGGTGCGGGGCCTGATGGGCGGGCACTGCGAGTTCGACATCCACCTGGAGCGGGCCAACGCGATCCTGGTGCTGGCCCGGGTGCTCAACGCCGTGCTGGATGCGTACGACGTGCGGATCAGCGGGCTGACCGGCGGCACCCAGAACAGTGCCATTCCGGCCGACGCCGAGGTGGTGCTGTCGGTCCGCCCGCAGGACGTCGCCGGCATCGAGGCCCTGGTCGCCGACCTGGCGCAGACCGTGCACGAGGAGTACCGGCGCGCCGGCGACACCATCCGGCTCGAGGTCGACGAGGCCCCGGCGCCGCAGCGGGCGTTCTCCAAGGCGGCCGGCGAGCGGTTCGCCCGGCTCACCGCGCTGATCCCCAACGGCGTGCTGAGCTGGAGCCTGCTGACCCGCGGCGTGGTCGAGAGCTCCAACAACCTGGGCACCCTGCGCCCGACCGAGGACGGGGTGCGGCTGGCCTCCACCATCACCGCCCAGGTCACCTCCCGCAAGCACGAGATCCTGGACCGGGTCAGGGCGCTCGCCGCGCTGGCCGGGGGCGGCGTCACCGTGCAGCAGTACGGGCTGGACGCCCCGGAGTTCCCCTACCAGGAGAACTCCGTCCTGCTCAAGACCGCCGCCGAGGCCTACCGCGACGTCATCGGTGCGGAGCCGGACATCCACGTGTCGCAGTGCAGCCTCGAGTTGGGCATGTTCAGCCGCAAGATCCCGGGGCTGGAGATCATCTCGATCGGCACCGAGCTGCATGCCCTGCACTCGCCGCTGGAATCGGTCAACCACACATCGGTGGCCAAGGTGTGGCCCCTGGTCAAGGAGGTCGTCGGCCGGCTCAGCTGA
- a CDS encoding thiamine pyrophosphate-dependent dehydrogenase E1 component subunit alpha: MNQKLDPEFLVEMQRRMLRIRRFDERASKMVKRGAIPGTVHTSIGQEAQVVGATMALGEHDYMTGNHRSHGHPIGKGSPLGPLMAELVGKAGGVCGGKGGSLHLADFNVGSLGESGIVGSSIPIATGAALSSKVLGNGKVSLAFFGDGAANQGCLYESLNIAGVWKLPVIFLCENNQYALSTQAWTVTSGVIADRAAGFGIPGVRVENGQDIMAVYDAVSTAVDRARAGEGPTLVEVVTYRYNEHSEGLRLATDYRNADEKADWLARDPIVLHRQYLIDNWIATTEELDQLEADVLAEVEDAVTFTNDSPFPEPSIAFADLYTEPITPSKYLDPIGARP, encoded by the coding sequence ATGAACCAGAAACTGGATCCCGAGTTCCTGGTGGAGATGCAGCGGCGCATGCTGCGGATCCGCCGGTTCGACGAGCGGGCGTCGAAAATGGTGAAGCGGGGCGCGATCCCGGGCACCGTGCACACCAGCATCGGCCAGGAGGCGCAGGTCGTGGGCGCGACCATGGCCCTGGGCGAGCACGACTACATGACCGGCAACCACCGCAGCCACGGCCACCCGATCGGCAAGGGCTCGCCACTGGGCCCGCTGATGGCCGAGCTGGTCGGCAAGGCCGGCGGCGTCTGCGGCGGCAAGGGCGGTTCGCTGCACCTGGCCGACTTCAACGTCGGCAGCCTGGGCGAGTCCGGCATCGTCGGTAGCTCCATCCCGATCGCCACCGGCGCCGCGCTGTCGTCGAAGGTGCTGGGCAACGGCAAGGTCTCGCTGGCCTTCTTCGGTGACGGGGCCGCCAACCAGGGCTGCCTGTACGAGTCGCTGAACATCGCCGGCGTGTGGAAGCTGCCGGTCATCTTCCTGTGCGAGAACAACCAGTACGCCCTGTCCACCCAGGCCTGGACCGTGACCTCCGGCGTGATCGCCGACCGGGCCGCCGGTTTCGGCATCCCCGGGGTCCGGGTGGAGAACGGGCAGGACATCATGGCCGTCTACGACGCGGTCAGCACCGCCGTCGATCGGGCCCGGGCGGGCGAGGGGCCGACCCTGGTCGAGGTCGTCACCTACCGGTACAACGAGCATTCCGAGGGCCTGCGGCTGGCCACCGACTACCGCAACGCGGACGAGAAGGCGGACTGGCTGGCCCGCGACCCCATCGTCTTGCACCGGCAGTACCTGATCGACAACTGGATCGCCACCACCGAGGAGCTCGACCAGCTGGAGGCCGACGTCCTGGCCGAGGTCGAGGACGCGGTGACCTTCACCAACGACAGTCCCTTCCCCGAGCCGTCGATCGCGTTCGCCGATCTGTACACCGAACCAATCACCCCGTCCAAGTACCTGGATCCGATCGGAGCACGACCGTGA
- a CDS encoding epoxide hydrolase family protein, which yields MPATSSGEVKDFTIAIDDDALKDMNERLRRTRFPQDFGNDDWRYGYNTAYHRQLIDYWINEYDWRDVERRMNELPHYKIDLMGVPLHFIHVRGKQVPGGPAPMPLLIHHGWPWTFWDLRKVIGPLTDPAAYGGNAADSFDVVLISLPGYGFSSPLTETGWNWWHTADLENTLMKQVLGYEKYAVAGGDWGALVTQQHGHKYEEDVFGIYTHFPAQMSHYLFEHPDKPADVDFDPVLGLPAADQYGEGEEGWFERGKLFVGNESGYGEMQLTKPQTLASLFADSPAGQLAWITEKRYFWGLAERGVGTAAFEQVWPKEDLVTTAAVYFLTNTGGTSSRYYWECRNNPWKPSHSNFPVVGAPTAVAIYPGEIYKPPIKWTKQYFNLQQYRVHDQGGHFAPLEVPSIYVDDVATFFRQFR from the coding sequence GTGCCCGCGACTTCGAGTGGCGAGGTGAAGGATTTCACCATCGCGATCGACGACGATGCCCTCAAGGACATGAACGAGCGGCTGCGCCGCACCCGCTTTCCCCAGGATTTCGGCAACGACGACTGGCGGTACGGCTACAACACCGCCTACCACCGCCAGCTGATCGACTACTGGATCAACGAGTACGACTGGCGTGACGTCGAGCGCCGGATGAACGAGCTGCCCCATTACAAGATCGACCTGATGGGCGTGCCGCTGCACTTCATCCACGTCCGGGGCAAGCAGGTGCCCGGCGGCCCCGCCCCGATGCCGCTGCTGATCCACCATGGCTGGCCGTGGACGTTCTGGGACCTGCGCAAGGTGATCGGCCCGCTGACCGACCCGGCCGCCTACGGCGGGAACGCCGCGGATTCCTTCGACGTCGTGCTGATCTCGCTGCCCGGATACGGCTTCTCCTCACCGCTGACCGAGACCGGCTGGAACTGGTGGCACACCGCCGACCTCGAGAACACCCTGATGAAGCAGGTTCTGGGGTACGAGAAGTACGCCGTCGCCGGCGGCGACTGGGGCGCTCTGGTCACCCAGCAGCACGGTCACAAGTACGAGGAAGATGTCTTCGGGATCTACACCCACTTCCCGGCCCAGATGAGCCACTACCTGTTCGAGCACCCGGACAAGCCGGCCGACGTCGACTTCGACCCGGTGCTCGGGCTGCCGGCCGCCGACCAGTACGGCGAGGGCGAGGAGGGCTGGTTCGAGCGCGGCAAGCTGTTCGTGGGGAACGAGTCCGGGTACGGCGAGATGCAGCTGACCAAGCCGCAGACGCTGGCCTCGTTGTTCGCCGACTCACCGGCCGGGCAGCTGGCCTGGATCACCGAGAAGCGCTACTTCTGGGGTCTGGCCGAGCGCGGGGTGGGCACGGCGGCCTTCGAGCAGGTCTGGCCGAAGGAGGACCTGGTCACCACCGCGGCGGTGTACTTCCTGACCAACACCGGCGGCACCTCGTCCCGGTACTACTGGGAGTGCCGCAACAACCCCTGGAAGCCCTCGCACAGCAACTTCCCCGTGGTCGGCGCCCCCACCGCGGTGGCCATCTACCCCGGTGAGATCTACAAGCCGCCGATCAAGTGGACCAAGCAGTACTTCAACCTCCAGCAGTACCGGGTGCACGACCAGGGCGGGCATTTCGCCCCGCTGGAAGTGCCGTCCATCTACGTCGACGACGTGGCCACGTTCTTCCGCCAGTTCCGCTGA
- a CDS encoding ABC transporter permease, with the protein MANPVTQQPPGSSLGTPSPAATRHRRFELRSLGEVGALVVLIVVFAALNPSTFLTIDNVRTILDQSATPLIVGVGATLVILMGSIDLSVEGLMGAGGMAFILATENSRGSTDLGAAAFVIGILVGALLGMLAGLIHTRLKVPTFIVTIGFWFIGLGIATVLFGTDSIPLLPDGGLKTWPNTVFLGLPFSFWLAGLIVALGWVITRYTKLGRFTYAIGNNEEVARSNGVSVSRIKVFVFAFAGACSGLAGILATLRLGAGSPTVGGGILFVTVAAVVIGGTSLSGGKGGVLRTMLGVMILTVLNNGLILSGVSSSIQSGVSGAILIVAIIVAAWPLRSRLRITK; encoded by the coding sequence GTGGCGAACCCGGTCACCCAACAGCCGCCCGGCAGCAGCCTGGGCACCCCTTCGCCGGCCGCGACCAGACACCGCCGGTTCGAGCTACGCAGCCTGGGCGAGGTCGGCGCCCTGGTCGTCCTGATCGTCGTGTTCGCCGCGCTGAACCCCAGCACGTTCCTGACTATCGACAACGTCCGCACGATCCTGGATCAGTCGGCGACCCCGCTGATCGTCGGCGTCGGCGCCACCCTGGTCATCCTGATGGGATCGATCGACCTGTCGGTGGAAGGCCTGATGGGGGCCGGCGGCATGGCCTTCATCCTGGCCACCGAGAACAGCCGCGGCTCCACCGATCTGGGCGCCGCCGCGTTCGTGATCGGCATCCTGGTCGGCGCGCTGCTGGGCATGCTGGCCGGCCTGATCCACACCCGGCTCAAGGTGCCCACGTTCATCGTGACCATCGGTTTCTGGTTCATCGGGCTGGGCATCGCCACCGTGCTCTTCGGCACCGACAGCATCCCGCTGCTGCCCGACGGCGGCCTCAAGACCTGGCCCAACACCGTCTTCCTGGGCCTGCCGTTCTCGTTCTGGCTCGCGGGGCTGATCGTCGCGCTCGGCTGGGTGATCACCCGCTACACCAAGTTGGGCCGGTTCACCTACGCCATCGGCAACAACGAGGAAGTCGCCCGCAGCAACGGGGTCTCGGTGAGCCGGATCAAGGTGTTCGTGTTCGCCTTCGCCGGTGCCTGCAGCGGCCTGGCCGGCATCCTGGCCACCCTGCGGCTGGGCGCCGGCTCCCCCACCGTCGGCGGCGGCATCCTGTTCGTCACCGTGGCCGCGGTCGTCATCGGCGGCACCTCGCTGTCCGGCGGCAAGGGCGGCGTCCTGCGCACCATGCTCGGCGTGATGATCCTGACCGTGCTCAACAACGGGCTGATCCTGAGCGGGGTCAGCTCCAGCATCCAGTCCGGCGTCTCCGGCGCCATCCTGATCGTGGCCATCATCGTGGCGGCCTGGCCGCTGCGCAGTCGTCTGAGGATCACGAAATGA